The DNA segment TGCATAATCTTTTCTTTTTTCAAATTCGATTCTCATCATTTCGATATCTTTATCAGCATCACCCTCTAGAGCTACAATAGCTGCATACTGAGTCATAGAGTTTACATTTGAAGTAACTTGACCTTGAAGTTTTGACATAGCTTTTGCTAATTTTGCATCTGGACATGCAACATATCCAAATCTCCAACCAGTCATTGCAACAGATTTACTAAGACCATTTATAGTTACAGTTCTATTATACATATCTTCTGAAACTTCAGCAGTAGCAGTAAATTTTTTACCTTTGTAGATTAGTTTTTCATACATTTCATCAGATAAAACGATGATATTAGTTCCTTTTAAAACTTCTGCTAATTCTAATAACTCTTCTTTTGAATAAACTGAGCCAGTTGGATTAGAAGGAGAGTTTAACATTAATATTTTTGTTTTAGGAGTGATTGCTTCTTTTAATTGTTTCGCAGTAATTTTAAAATCTGTATGTTCATCCGTTTCAATAAATACAGGAATTCCTCCACTATAAACAACTAATTCTGGATAAGTAACCCAATATGGACTTGGGATAATTACTTCATCACCTTCATCAATTAATGCTTGCGCTAAATTGAATAGTGAATGTTTTGCTCCATTACTTATTACAATACCATCTAACTTATAATCTAAATTGTGGTCTTTCTTTAACTTATTGATAATTGCTTGCTTAGTTTGCTTAATACCTTCAACAGCTGTGTATTTAGTTTTTCCTTCATTAATTGCTTTAATAGCTGCATCTTTTACAACTTGTGGCGTATCAAAATCAGGTTCACCTGCACTAAAACTTAGAATATCTTTACCTTGAGCTTTTAAATCATTTGCTAAAGCTGTTATAGATAAAGTAAGTGAAGGAGCTAGTTTCTCCA comes from the Aliarcobacter cibarius genome and includes:
- a CDS encoding pyridoxal phosphate-dependent aminotransferase; this translates as MKIADRMEKLAPSLTLSITALANDLKAQGKDILSFSAGEPDFDTPQVVKDAAIKAINEGKTKYTAVEGIKQTKQAIINKLKKDHNLDYKLDGIVISNGAKHSLFNLAQALIDEGDEVIIPSPYWVTYPELVVYSGGIPVFIETDEHTDFKITAKQLKEAITPKTKILMLNSPSNPTGSVYSKEELLELAEVLKGTNIIVLSDEMYEKLIYKGKKFTATAEVSEDMYNRTVTINGLSKSVAMTGWRFGYVACPDAKLAKAMSKLQGQVTSNVNSMTQYAAIVALEGDADKDIEMMRIEFEKRKDYAVKAINDIEKLSCFDPDGAFYLFINIKKFSNDSMKFCADLLESKGVALVPGLAFGMEGYVRLSFATSMENIKDGINRIKDFVENN